The Methanoculleus marisnigri JR1 genome window below encodes:
- a CDS encoding 50S ribosomal protein L39e, with protein sequence MSKLMKGRKIRLAKACEQNRRVPAWVMIKTNRAVASHPKRRNWRRSSLKV encoded by the coding sequence ATGAGCAAACTAATGAAGGGCCGGAAGATCCGGCTGGCAAAGGCATGCGAGCAGAACCGCCGCGTGCCTGCATGGGTGATGATCAAGACCAACCGTGCGGTTGCGTCGCATCCGAAGCGGCGCAACTGGAGACGGAGTTCCCTGAAGGTGTAA
- a CDS encoding translation initiation factor IF-6, translated as MTGTIDLAGDPNIGVYARVFEDIAIVYPGAPAEFTAALARELDVEIVSTFIQGSSIIGSLVSGNSQGLVVSGLATDEELAVLSEYRDVFLLKGPMNAAGNIILANDCVAAVHPEMQIDVAEEIGSFLEVPVVRLTLGGIKTVGMAGFATNKGILVHPRANDTEIANLERIVDLPIGLGSVNMGSGLVGTGLLANSKGYVAGSVTTGFELGRIEEVFGFLE; from the coding sequence ATGACGGGAACGATCGATCTCGCCGGCGATCCGAACATCGGCGTTTATGCCCGGGTCTTTGAGGATATAGCGATCGTATACCCCGGGGCGCCCGCGGAGTTCACCGCGGCCCTCGCACGGGAACTCGATGTCGAGATCGTGAGCACCTTTATTCAGGGGAGCAGCATCATCGGGTCGCTCGTTTCCGGAAACAGCCAGGGGCTGGTCGTCAGCGGCCTTGCCACCGACGAGGAACTGGCGGTCCTGAGCGAGTACCGGGACGTATTTCTGCTTAAGGGTCCCATGAACGCCGCCGGCAACATAATTCTCGCAAACGATTGCGTTGCCGCCGTCCACCCCGAGATGCAGATCGATGTTGCCGAAGAGATCGGGTCGTTCCTCGAGGTGCCGGTGGTCCGGCTAACGCTAGGCGGCATCAAAACCGTCGGCATGGCCGGATTCGCGACGAACAAGGGTATCCTTGTCCACCCGAGGGCCAACGACACGGAGATCGCGAACCTCGAACGGATCGTCGATCTCCCGATCGGTCTCGGGTCGGTCAACATGGGAAGCGGTCTCGTGGGTACCGGGCTCCTTGCAAACAGCAAGGGTTACGTCGCAGGGTCCGTCACGACCGGGTTTGAGCTGGGACGAATAGAAGAAGTCTTTGGGTTTTTGGAGTGA
- a CDS encoding 50S ribosomal protein L31e: protein MAEALKEHIYIIPLREVKRAPRWKRGNTAIKDIRAFLVRHMKSEDVKLDKSINEKVWENGSSKPPRKIRVRAMKFEDGQVQAELAEE from the coding sequence ATGGCAGAAGCATTGAAGGAGCATATCTATATCATCCCCCTCCGCGAGGTGAAGCGTGCACCCCGGTGGAAGCGTGGCAACACCGCGATCAAGGATATCAGGGCGTTTCTCGTGCGGCACATGAAGAGCGAGGACGTCAAACTCGATAAGAGCATCAACGAGAAGGTCTGGGAGAACGGAAGTTCCAAGCCACCGCGAAAGATTCGCGTCCGCGCGATGAAGTTCGAGGACGGGCAGGTCCAGGCCGAGCTCGCCGAGGAGTGA
- a CDS encoding signal recognition particle protein Srp54, giving the protein MLDNLGTSLKDAVKKLAGKTVIDRAAVEELVRDLQRALLSADVNVKLVMHLSQTIKQRALDEEPPKGMGVREHVLRIVYQELVRMMGSPGEVALEPQTILMAGLQGSGKTTTTAKLARYFQRKGLRVGVICADTFRPGAYDQLKTLCDRISVPCFGDPKEPDALKIVREGLPKYRKLYEVIIIDTQGRHALEENLIEEIVNINEISHAEHRWLVIDAALGQQASEQARRFHEAIGIDGVLVTKMDGTAKGGGALSAVAETQSGIVFIGSGETIDDLERFDPDGFISRLLGMGDLKALVERAEEAVSGEDLDVNAMLKGKFTLRDMYKQLEALNKMGPLKQIMSMLPLGGMQIPDDAYDITSTKMQRYKVIMDSMTPPELDDPSTLGSSRIQRIARGAGVTPDDVRDLIKYYKIMQRALKGMRGMGGGKFNMQRMMKKFGGPSR; this is encoded by the coding sequence ATGCTCGATAATCTCGGTACTTCCCTAAAGGACGCCGTCAAGAAACTCGCCGGCAAGACGGTGATCGACCGGGCGGCGGTCGAAGAACTGGTGCGCGACCTGCAGCGGGCGCTCCTCTCCGCCGACGTCAACGTCAAACTCGTGATGCACCTCTCCCAGACGATCAAGCAGCGCGCCCTCGATGAGGAACCCCCGAAGGGGATGGGTGTCCGCGAGCACGTTCTCCGGATCGTCTACCAGGAACTCGTCCGGATGATGGGATCGCCCGGCGAGGTGGCGCTCGAGCCCCAGACGATCCTGATGGCGGGATTGCAGGGGAGCGGGAAGACCACGACGACGGCAAAGCTCGCCCGCTACTTCCAGCGCAAAGGGCTGCGGGTCGGGGTGATCTGCGCCGACACCTTCCGGCCGGGCGCCTACGACCAGTTGAAGACGCTCTGCGACCGGATCAGCGTCCCCTGTTTCGGGGATCCGAAGGAACCCGACGCACTCAAGATCGTCCGGGAGGGCCTCCCGAAGTACCGCAAGCTCTACGAAGTCATCATCATCGATACCCAGGGGCGGCACGCCCTTGAGGAGAACCTGATCGAGGAGATCGTCAACATCAACGAGATCTCGCACGCCGAGCACAGGTGGCTCGTGATCGACGCGGCGCTCGGCCAGCAGGCGAGCGAGCAGGCACGCCGGTTCCACGAGGCGATCGGGATCGACGGCGTCCTGGTCACGAAGATGGACGGCACGGCGAAAGGCGGCGGTGCGCTCTCGGCGGTTGCCGAGACGCAGAGCGGCATCGTCTTCATCGGGAGCGGCGAGACGATCGACGACCTCGAGCGGTTCGACCCGGACGGGTTCATCTCCCGGCTGCTCGGGATGGGCGACTTAAAAGCGCTCGTCGAGCGGGCGGAGGAGGCGGTCTCGGGCGAGGATCTCGACGTCAACGCCATGCTCAAGGGCAAGTTCACGCTCCGGGACATGTACAAGCAGCTCGAGGCCCTGAACAAGATGGGGCCCTTGAAACAGATCATGAGTATGCTCCCCCTCGGTGGCATGCAGATCCCGGACGACGCCTACGATATCACCAGCACGAAGATGCAGCGCTACAAGGTGATCATGGACTCGATGACGCCCCCGGAACTCGACGACCCGTCGACGCTCGGGAGCTCCCGGATCCAGCGCATCGCCCGGGGTGCCGGTGTGACGCCCGACGACGTCCGCGACCTCATCAAATACTACAAGATCATGCAGCGTGCCCTGAAAGGCATGCGAGGCATGGGCGGCGGCAAGTTCAACATGCAGCGCATGATGAAGAAGTTCGGCGGACCCAGTAGATGA
- the pfdA gene encoding prefoldin subunit alpha produces MDQADPREIQTLQMYLNEYGQQIELMTQQLSMIEQQRLEGTAAIETLRALQENADGAVLLPIGGGAYLRVKVLDAGHVLVNIGADVSVERATADAVGYLEDRITELEALAKKVAGSVEQLQGQATEISRRLEAAYRGARQAQAGQGGSS; encoded by the coding sequence GTGGACCAGGCAGATCCTCGCGAGATACAGACCCTCCAGATGTACCTGAACGAATACGGGCAGCAGATAGAACTCATGACGCAGCAGCTCTCGATGATCGAGCAGCAGCGGCTTGAGGGCACCGCCGCCATCGAGACGCTCCGCGCTCTCCAGGAGAACGCGGACGGTGCCGTCCTTCTCCCCATCGGCGGAGGCGCGTACCTCCGGGTGAAGGTGCTCGATGCCGGCCACGTTCTCGTGAACATCGGGGCGGACGTCTCCGTCGAGAGGGCCACCGCGGATGCGGTGGGGTATCTGGAGGATCGGATAACCGAACTTGAGGCGCTCGCGAAGAAGGTCGCGGGTTCGGTCGAACAACTGCAGGGCCAGGCAACGGAGATCTCCCGGCGCCTCGAGGCGGCGTATCGGGGAGCCCGGCAGGCTCAGGCAGGCCAGGGCGGAAGTTCATAA
- a CDS encoding alpha hydrolase: MEAGVLFSGGKDSALAAIMLARDYGVELNTCVFDPDREVPEVRAAAAALGLPFRRRVLGRDLLSEAVDLLLTCGYPNDAIDMVHRTAVEILSAEYAVVGDGTRREDRVPRLERPEVQHLEMTAGCSYVRPLLGYGKAEVERLAKRLLVVRYGETGSIGNGDYEGEIRDALRARGIDPASFFPSRHLQSLVVARRDT, from the coding sequence ATGGAAGCAGGTGTGCTCTTCTCGGGCGGGAAAGACAGCGCGCTCGCGGCAATCATGCTCGCGCGCGATTACGGCGTGGAACTGAATACCTGTGTATTCGATCCCGACCGCGAGGTCCCGGAAGTGCGGGCCGCAGCGGCCGCCCTGGGACTTCCCTTCAGGAGAAGGGTGCTCGGAAGAGACCTGCTCTCCGAGGCCGTCGACCTGCTTCTAACGTGCGGGTACCCGAACGACGCAATCGACATGGTTCACCGGACGGCGGTCGAGATCCTTTCGGCCGAGTACGCGGTGGTCGGTGACGGCACCCGCCGGGAAGACCGGGTTCCCCGGCTCGAACGCCCCGAGGTCCAGCACCTGGAGATGACCGCCGGCTGCTCCTACGTCCGGCCGCTCCTCGGCTACGGGAAAGCGGAGGTGGAACGTCTCGCAAAACGCCTGCTCGTGGTGCGGTACGGGGAGACCGGCAGCATCGGGAACGGCGACTACGAGGGGGAGATCCGGGACGCGCTCCGCGCTCGCGGCATCGACCCGGCGTCGTTCTTCCCCTCCCGCCACCTGCAGTCGCTGGTGGTCGCGAGGAGAGATACCTGA
- the ftsY gene encoding signal recognition particle-docking protein FtsY codes for MFDSLKKKLQNIRTKFASNIEEAAGAEQEPPEGAEISEPAVQPESPAAEETAQEGQESPTFFEKVKVLVREREVLLQEKDVEEPLFELEMVLLENDVALPVTDEIIARMRRDLVGRHRKIGASVDDLVVSTLRSALCGVLGEGLDLSRYIREHERPVKILFTGVNGTGKTTTVAKVGQYLQTNGFTVVIGAGDTFRAGAIEQIRTHADRLGIKTIQHQAGADPSAVLFDAVQYAKAHDIDVVLADTAGRFHNRANLMNQLDKIRRVMKPDLVVYVDEAVAGNDAVIRADEFNKAVGTDAVVLTKADMDPKGGAAISVAHTVGKPILFLGTGQGYDDIVPFEPRAVVNELLGDES; via the coding sequence ATGTTTGATTCCTTAAAGAAAAAACTTCAGAATATCAGGACAAAATTCGCCTCGAATATCGAGGAGGCTGCCGGGGCCGAACAGGAGCCGCCGGAGGGAGCGGAGATTTCGGAACCCGCCGTCCAGCCGGAATCTCCGGCCGCGGAGGAGACGGCGCAGGAGGGCCAGGAGAGCCCTACGTTTTTTGAGAAGGTAAAAGTCCTCGTCCGGGAGCGGGAGGTTCTCCTCCAGGAGAAGGATGTCGAGGAGCCGCTCTTCGAACTCGAGATGGTACTTCTCGAAAATGACGTCGCGCTCCCGGTCACGGACGAGATCATCGCCCGGATGCGCCGCGACCTCGTGGGCCGGCACCGCAAGATCGGTGCCTCGGTCGACGATCTGGTCGTATCGACCCTGCGCTCCGCGCTCTGCGGGGTGCTCGGGGAAGGGCTCGACCTCTCGCGCTACATCCGCGAGCATGAGCGGCCCGTGAAGATCCTCTTCACCGGCGTGAACGGGACCGGCAAGACGACGACCGTCGCGAAAGTCGGGCAGTACCTGCAGACGAACGGTTTTACGGTCGTTATCGGCGCCGGCGACACCTTCCGTGCGGGCGCGATCGAGCAGATACGGACCCACGCCGACCGCCTCGGGATCAAGACGATCCAGCACCAGGCCGGCGCCGACCCCTCCGCGGTTCTCTTCGACGCCGTCCAGTACGCAAAAGCGCACGACATCGACGTCGTCCTCGCCGACACGGCCGGCCGGTTCCACAACCGGGCGAACCTCATGAACCAGCTCGACAAGATCCGGCGGGTCATGAAGCCCGACCTCGTCGTCTACGTCGACGAGGCGGTTGCAGGGAACGACGCGGTCATCCGGGCCGACGAGTTCAACAAGGCCGTCGGCACCGATGCGGTCGTCCTGACGAAGGCGGATATGGACCCCAAGGGCGGAGCGGCCATATCGGTCGCCCACACGGTGGGGAAACCTATCCTTTTCCTCGGAACCGGCCAGGGTTACGACGACATCGTGCCGTTTGAGCCCCGGGCGGTGGTGAACGAACTTCTGGGAGATGAATCCTGA
- the rpl18a gene encoding 50S ribosomal protein L18Ae, with amino-acid sequence MENQTFEVVGACKINNEWKPYRKVVGAPNENQAKEKVLTDIGSKHRLKRSYITIESVNVVAGE; translated from the coding sequence ATGGAGAACCAGACGTTTGAAGTTGTAGGCGCGTGCAAGATCAACAACGAGTGGAAGCCGTACCGCAAGGTCGTCGGCGCCCCGAACGAGAACCAGGCAAAAGAAAAGGTTCTTACCGATATCGGGAGCAAACACCGCCTGAAGAGAAGTTATATCACTATCGAATCGGTTAACGTAGTAGCTGGTGAATGA